In one Gadus morhua chromosome 7, gadMor3.0, whole genome shotgun sequence genomic region, the following are encoded:
- the trarg1b gene encoding trafficking regulator of GLUT4 1 codes for MAINTDATFGKCELGEREVSHPTDFQDTEKLLSTTTAEPTGESNLKPSDTLFLNVRGSVRSLDGDQNGHRSPLRSGSVGHLAAPPRSTSRLSLGPGPSPLPPGAGPPSYLWLAVLTCFCPAPPLNMCALWYAHVSRSVMHTGDVAGARKYGRLSMLLSCLSMMLGVAVIVFIVTTIEGKK; via the exons ATGGCGATCAACACGGACGCCACTTTCGGAAAATGCgagctgggggagagggaggtgtcaCATCCCACCGACTTCCAGGACACGGAGAAACTGTTGAGCACGACGACGGCCGAACCGACCGGGGAAAGTAACCTCAAACCGTCCGACACCCTCTTTCTCAACGTACGGGGGAGCGTGCGTTCGCTGGACGGCGATCAGAACGGACACAGGTCGCCTCTCAGATCGGGCTCCGTGGGGCATCTAGCTGCCCCACCCAGATCCACATCCCGGCTCAGTTTAGGCCCGGGTCCGTCTCCATTGCCGCCCGGGGCCGGACCTCCGAGTTATCTGTGGCTCGCAGTGTTGACCTGTTTCtgtcccgctcctcctctgaaCATGTGCGCCCTGTGGTACGCGCACGTG TCGAGGTCTGTTATGCATACAGGGGATGTCGCGGGGGCGAGGAAATACGGGCGTCTCTCGATGCTGCTCAGCTGTCTCTCCATGATGCTGGGTGTGGCCGTCATCGTCTTCATTGTGACTACTATAG AGGGAAAGAAATAG
- the LOC115547900 gene encoding beta-crystallin A1: MAQTNPMNTMPMGPWKITVYDQEYFQGKRMEFTSCCQNIMECGMENVRSLKVECGSWVGFEHSSFCGQQFVLEKGDYPRFEAYSGSNSYRIERMISFRPICCASHKESRMTVYEKENMGGRQFELCNDYPSLQAMGWFNNEVGSMHVQCGAFVCYQFPGYRGHQYIMECDCRGGEYKCYRQFGSHAQTPQIQSIRRIQH, encoded by the exons ATGGCCCAGACCAACCCTATGAACACCATGCCCATGGGCCCCTGGAAG ATCACCGTCTACGACCAGGAGTACTTCCAGGGCAAGCGCATGGAGTTCACCTCCTGCTGCCAGAACATCATGGAGTGCGGCATGGAGAACGTCCGTTCCCTGAAGGTGGAGTGTGGATC CTGGGTGGGCTTTGAGCACTCCAGTTTCTGCGGCCAGCAGTTCGTCCTGGAGAAGGGAGACTACCCCCGCTTTGAGGCCTACAGCGGCAGCAACTCCTACCGCATCGAGAGGATGATCTCCTTCAGGCCCATCTGCTGTGCT AGCCACAAGGAGTCCCGCATGACCGTCTACGAGAAGGAGAACATGGGCGGCCGTCAGTTCGAGCTGTGCAACGACTACCCCTCTCTGCAGGCCATGGGCTGGTTCAACAACGAGGTCGGATCCATGCACGTGCAGTGCGGAGC CTTCGTGTGCTACCAGTTCCCCGGTTACCGTGGCCACCAGTACATCATGGAGTGCGATTGCCGCGGAGGAGAGTACAAGTGCTACCGCCAGTTTGGCTCCCACGCCCAGACCCCCCAGATCCAGTCCATCAGGAGGATCCAGCACTAG
- the slc13a2 gene encoding solute carrier family 13 member 2, translating to MAAIPWWMWHHRNYLILFLTPLVFLPLPIVIPTSEAKCGYAIILMALYWCTECMPLAVTALLPVVLFPLMGIMKAGDVCVEYLKDSNMLFIGGLLVAIAVEEWKLHKRIALRVLLLVGVRPALLMMGFMLVSAFLSMWISNTATTAMMLPIAQAVLEQLAATEAAADERELRAARDPGQDNQGYELEEKGSEGGKVPMDDAPEHSNHTESELDSILEKMRVERVQKYATLTKGMCLSVCYSASIGGTATLTGTTPNLILKGQVDKIYPNNPDIINFASWFGFAFPNMVIMLVLSWLWLQLLFMGFNFKKSFGCGMSSERDKEAYGVMRAEYKKLGRMAFAEGAVLAVFITLVVLWFTREPGFMDGWATVLFNTDGQFVTDGTVAIFMSMLFFVIPSKLPRFGDYGFSAEGKRIKAPPALLNWKVVHERMPWNIILLLGGGFALAAGSEVSGLSLWLGESLAPLKSIPPFAISIILCLLVATFTECSSNTATTTLFLPILASMATAIKIHPLYVMVPCTVSASLAFMLPVATPPNAIAFSFGNLRVMDMVQAGFMLNIIGILTINLGINTWGYAMFDLGNFPAWANTTQSVP from the exons ATGGCGGCTATTCCTTGGTGGATGTGGCACCACAGGAACTACTTAATCCTATTCCTCACCCCACTGGTGTTCCTGCCCCTGCCCATCGTCATTCCCACGTCG gagGCGAAATGTGGCTACGCCATCATCCTCATGGCGCTGTACTGGTGCACAGAGTGCATGCCACTAGCCGTGACCGCCCTGCTGCCCGTGGTCCTCTTCCCCCTGATGGGCATCATGAAGGCTGGAGAT gtgtgtgttgagTATCTGAAGGACTCCAACATGCTGTTCATTGGAGGCCTGCTGGTGGCCATCGCGGTGGAGGAGTGGAAGCTCCACAAACGCATCGCTCtcagggtgctgctgctggtgggagTGAGGCCCGCCCT gctGATGATGGGCTTCATGCTGGTGTCCGCCTTCCTGTCCATGTGGATCAGCAACACGGCCACCACCGCCATGATGCTGCCCATCGCCCAGGCCGTGCTGGAGCAGCTGGCCGCCACCGAGGCCGCCGCCGACGAGCGGGAGCTGCGGGCGGCCAGGGACCCCGGCCAGGACAACCAGGGCTacgagctggaggagaagggcTCGGAGGGGGGCAAGGTGCCGATGGACGATG CCCCAGAGCACAGTAACCATACAGAGTCGGAGTTGGATTCCATCCTGGAGAAGATGAGGGTGGAGCGGGTGCAGAAGTACGCTACGCTGACCAAAGgcatgtgtctgagtgtgtgttactCTGCCAGCATCGGAGGCACAGCCACCCTCACCGGCACCACGCCCAACCTCATCCTCAAGGGACAAGTGGACAA GATCTACCCCAATAACCCAGACATCATCAACTTTGCTAGCTGGTTCGGCTTTGCCTTCCCTAATATGGTCATCATGCTGGTGCTTTCCTGGCTCTGGCTGCAGCTGCTGTTCATGGGCTTCAA CTTCAAGAAGTCGTTTGGCTGCGGCATGAGCAGCGAGCGGGACAAGGAGGCGTACGGCGTGATGCGGGCGGAGTACAAGAAGCTGGGCCGCATGGCGTTCGCTGAGGGGGCGGTGCTGGCCGTCTTCATCACCCTGGTGGTGCTGTGGTTCACCAGGGAGCCCGGCTTCATGGACGGCTGGGCCACCGTGCTCTTCAACACCGACGGGCA GTTTGTGACGGACGGAACCGTCGCCATCTTTATGTCCATGCTATTCTTCGTCATCCCGTCGAAGCTGCCCCGCTTCGGTGACTATGGTTTTTCTGCAGAAG GTAAGAGGATCAAGGCTCCGCCCGCGCTGCTGAACTGGAAGGTGGTGCACGAGCGAATGCCCTGGAACATCATCCTGCTGCTGGGAGGAGGCTTCGCCCTGGCGGCAGGAAGTGAG GTGTCGGGCTTGTCCCTGTGGCTGGGAGAGAGCCTGGCTCCTCTGAAGAGCATCCCCCCCTTTGCCATCTCCATTATCCTGTGTCTGCTGGTGGCCACCTTCACAGAGTGCTCCAGCAACAcggccaccaccaccctgttccTGCCCATCCTAGCCTCCATG gccACCGCTATTAAGATCCACCCTCTCTACGTCATGGTCCCCTGCACCGTCTCCGCCTCGCTGGCCTTCATGCTGCCAGTGGCCACGCCCCCCAACGCCATCGCCTTCTCCTTCGGAAACCTGCGCGTCATGGACATG gtGCAGGCGGGCTTCATGCTGAACATCATCGGGATCCTCACCATCAACCTGGGCATCAACACGTGGGGATACGCCATGTTTGATCTGGGCAACTTCCCGGCCTGGGCCAACACCACTCAGAGCGTACCTTGA